In one Macaca nemestrina isolate mMacNem1 chromosome 2, mMacNem.hap1, whole genome shotgun sequence genomic region, the following are encoded:
- the LOC105482713 gene encoding 2',5'-phosphodiesterase 12 isoform X1, translating to MWRLPGARAALRVIRTALEKLSPAEAQNQTAAGAMERAVVRCVPSEPKLSLSFALADGSHKNMQRDQSEPLGRVLSRIATNALKGHAKAAAAKKSRKSRPNASGGAACSGPGPEPAVACEPVVKLYYREEAVAEDVLNVDAWQDGAVLQIGDVKYKVERNPPAFTELQLPRYIMAGFPVCPKLSLEFGDPASSLFRWYKEAKPGAAEPEVGVPSSLSSSSPSSSWTETEVEERVYTPSNADIGLRLKLHCTPGDGQRFGPSRELESVCVVEAGPGTCTFDHRHLYTKKVTEDALIRTVSYNILADTYAQTEFSRTVLYPYCAPYALELDYRQNLIQKELTGYNADVICLQEVDRAVFSDSLVPALEAFGLEGVFRIKQHEGLATFYRKSKFSLLSQHDISFYEALESDPLHKELLEKLVLYPSAQEKVLQRSSVLQVSVLQSTKDSSKRICVANTHLYWHPKGGYIRLIQMAVALAHIRHVSCDLYPGIPVIFCGDFNSTPSTGMYHFVINGSIPEDHEDWASNGEEERCNMSLTHFFKLKSACGEPAYTNYVGGFHGCLDYIFIDLNALEVEQVIPLPSHEEVTTHQALPSVSHPSDHIALVCDLKWK from the exons ATGTGGAGGCTCCCAGGCGCCCGCGCCGCGCTTCGGGTGATCCGGACGGCGCTGGAGAAGCTGAGCCCGGCTGAAGCGCAGAACCAGACAGCGGCGGGAGCGATGGAGCGCGCTGTAGTGCGCTGTGTACCCTCGGAACCCAAACTGAGCCTGTCATTCGCTTTGGCTGATGGCAGCCACAAGAACATGCAGCGCGACCAGAGCGAGCCGCTGGGTCGAGTCCTCAGCCGCATCGCTACCAATGCCCTAAAGGGTCACGCTAAGGCGGCCGCCGCCAAGAAGAGCAGGAAGAGCCGGCCAAATGCGAGCGGCGGTGCGGCCTGTTCAGGGCCGGGGCCCGAGCCGGCTGTGGCCTGCGAGCCCGTGGTAAAGCTGTACTACCGGGAAGAGGCAGTGGCTGAGGACGTGCTCAACGTGGATGCCTGGCAAGACGGCGCGGTGCTGCAGATCGGCGATGTTAAGTACAAGGTGGAGCGCAACCCGCCCGCCTTCACGGAACTGCAGTTGCCGCGCTACATCATGGCCGGGTTCCCTGTGTGCCCCAAACTCAGCCTTGAATTTGGGGATCCCGCCAGCTCCCTTTTCCGCTGGTATAAGGAAGCCAAGCCCGGAGCGGCGGAGCCCGAGGTCGGTGTCCCGTCGTCATTGTCTTCCTCCTCACCTTCTTCTTCTTGGACTGAGACTGAGGTGGAGGAGCGTGTCTACACCCCGTCCAATGCCGACATCGGGCTAAGGCTCAAGCTTCATTGCACCCCAGGCGATGGGCAGCGCTTTGGGCCCAGCCGGGAGttggaaagtgtgtgtgtggtagaggCTGGTCCTGGCACCTGCACTTTTGACCACCGGCATCTCTACACGAAGAAGGTGACGGAGGACGCTCTCATCCGCACTGTCTCTTACAACATCCTGGCAGACACGTATGCGCAGACTGAGTTCTCGCGAACGGTCCTGTACCCATACTGTGCCCCCTACGCCCTGGAGCTCGACTACCGCCAGAACCTTATCCAGAAGGAACTTACTGGCTACAACGCCGATGTCATCTGTTTGCAGGAGGTTGACCGCGCAGTGTTTTCTGACAGCTTGGTACCCGCCCTAGAGGCCTTTGGGCTCGAGGGGGTGTTTCGAATCAAGCAGCACGAAGGCCTGGCCACTTTCTACCGAAAGTCTAAATTCAGCCTTCTTAGCCAGCATGACATTTCATTCTACGAAGCCCTCGAATCCGACCCACTTCACAAAGAACTGCTGGAGAAACTAGTTTTGTACCCATCAGCGCAGGAGAAGGTGCTCCAGAGATCTTCTGTTCTTCAG GTTTCAGTTCTTCAGTCTACAAAGGACTCTTCTAAAAGGATATGTGTTGCTAATACCCATCTTTACTGGCATCCTAAAG GTGGGTATATTCGCCTCATTCAAATGGCAGTAGCCTTGGCTCACATTAGACATGTTTCATGTGATCTGTATCCTGGCATACCAGTTATATTTTGTGGGGACTTTAATAGTACACCATCAACAGGAATGTATCATTTTGTCATCAATGGCAGCATTCCAGAGGATCATGAAGACTGGGCTTCCAATGGGGAGGAGGAAAGATGCAACATGTCTCTTACGCATTTCTTCAAGCTGAAAAGTGCTTGTGGTGAACCTGCTTACACAAATTATGTTGGTGGCTTTCATGGATGTCTAGATTACATTTTCATTGACTTAAATGCTTTAGAGGTTGAACAGGTGATTCCATTACCTAGTCATGAAGAAGTTACCACCCACCAGGCCTTACCTAGTGTTTCCCATCCCTCTGATCACATAGCACTTGTATgtgatttaaaatggaaatag
- the LOC105482713 gene encoding 2',5'-phosphodiesterase 12 isoform X2 has product MWRLPGARAALRVIRTALEKLSPAEAQNQTAAGAMERAVVRCVPSEPKLSLSFALADGSHKNMQRDQSEPLGRVLSRIATNALKGHAKAAAAKKSRKSRPNASGGAACSGPGPEPAVACEPVVKLYYREEAVAEDVLNVDAWQDGAVLQIGDVKYKVERNPPAFTELQLPRYIMAGFPVCPKLSLEFGDPASSLFRWYKEAKPGAAEPEVGVPSSLSSSSPSSSWTETEVEERVYTPSNADIGLRLKLHCTPGDGQRFGPSRELESVCVVEAGPGTCTFDHRHLYTKKVTEDALIRTVSYNILADTYAQTEFSRTVLYPYCAPYALELDYRQNLIQKELTGYNADVICLQEVDRAVFSDSLVPALEAFGLEGVFRIKQHEGLATFYRKSKFSLLSQHDISFYEALESDPLHKELLEKLVLYPSAQEKVLQRSSVLQVSVLQSTKDSSKRICVANTHLYWHPKGSGFVTQAGGQWCHHGSLQPPPPGLMQSSHHGLPK; this is encoded by the exons ATGTGGAGGCTCCCAGGCGCCCGCGCCGCGCTTCGGGTGATCCGGACGGCGCTGGAGAAGCTGAGCCCGGCTGAAGCGCAGAACCAGACAGCGGCGGGAGCGATGGAGCGCGCTGTAGTGCGCTGTGTACCCTCGGAACCCAAACTGAGCCTGTCATTCGCTTTGGCTGATGGCAGCCACAAGAACATGCAGCGCGACCAGAGCGAGCCGCTGGGTCGAGTCCTCAGCCGCATCGCTACCAATGCCCTAAAGGGTCACGCTAAGGCGGCCGCCGCCAAGAAGAGCAGGAAGAGCCGGCCAAATGCGAGCGGCGGTGCGGCCTGTTCAGGGCCGGGGCCCGAGCCGGCTGTGGCCTGCGAGCCCGTGGTAAAGCTGTACTACCGGGAAGAGGCAGTGGCTGAGGACGTGCTCAACGTGGATGCCTGGCAAGACGGCGCGGTGCTGCAGATCGGCGATGTTAAGTACAAGGTGGAGCGCAACCCGCCCGCCTTCACGGAACTGCAGTTGCCGCGCTACATCATGGCCGGGTTCCCTGTGTGCCCCAAACTCAGCCTTGAATTTGGGGATCCCGCCAGCTCCCTTTTCCGCTGGTATAAGGAAGCCAAGCCCGGAGCGGCGGAGCCCGAGGTCGGTGTCCCGTCGTCATTGTCTTCCTCCTCACCTTCTTCTTCTTGGACTGAGACTGAGGTGGAGGAGCGTGTCTACACCCCGTCCAATGCCGACATCGGGCTAAGGCTCAAGCTTCATTGCACCCCAGGCGATGGGCAGCGCTTTGGGCCCAGCCGGGAGttggaaagtgtgtgtgtggtagaggCTGGTCCTGGCACCTGCACTTTTGACCACCGGCATCTCTACACGAAGAAGGTGACGGAGGACGCTCTCATCCGCACTGTCTCTTACAACATCCTGGCAGACACGTATGCGCAGACTGAGTTCTCGCGAACGGTCCTGTACCCATACTGTGCCCCCTACGCCCTGGAGCTCGACTACCGCCAGAACCTTATCCAGAAGGAACTTACTGGCTACAACGCCGATGTCATCTGTTTGCAGGAGGTTGACCGCGCAGTGTTTTCTGACAGCTTGGTACCCGCCCTAGAGGCCTTTGGGCTCGAGGGGGTGTTTCGAATCAAGCAGCACGAAGGCCTGGCCACTTTCTACCGAAAGTCTAAATTCAGCCTTCTTAGCCAGCATGACATTTCATTCTACGAAGCCCTCGAATCCGACCCACTTCACAAAGAACTGCTGGAGAAACTAGTTTTGTACCCATCAGCGCAGGAGAAGGTGCTCCAGAGATCTTCTGTTCTTCAG GTTTCAGTTCTTCAGTCTACAAAGGACTCTTCTAAAAGGATATGTGTTGCTAATACCCATCTTTACTGGCATCCTAAAG